From the Mycobacterium sp. 155 genome, the window CGGTGCCCGCGACATTCACGTTCACCGGCGACCTGACCGTCGAGCTGGGCAAGTCGCTGGTGAAGATCCCGACCAAGGTCGGCGCGCTGGTGCACTCCATCGGCGGCGGGCAGCGCGACCCGGAAACCCCGATCAGCGTCGTCGGCGCGAGCATCATCGGCGGTGAGACCGTCGAGGCCGGCCTCTGGGTGGCGTTCTGGTTCTTCCTGGCGCAGCTGAACTTCGTGCTCGGCGCGGTGAATCTGGTGCCGCTGCTGCCGTTCGACGGCGGTCATATCGCGGTCGCCACGTACGAGAAGCTTCGTAACATGATCCGTGCGGCGCGCGGCAAAGTGGCGGCCGGTCCGGTCAACTACCTCAAACTGATGCCCGCCACGTACGTGGTGCTCGCGGTCGTGGTCGGCTACATGCTGTTGACCGTGACCGCGGACCTGGTCAACCCGCTCAGCATCTTCCAGTAGGAGAAGCCCTGTGACATCGATCGGTCTGGGTATGCCGGCACCACCACCGCCCACGCTGGCACCCCGACGCAAGACCCGCCAGCTGATGGTGGGCAACGTCGGCATCGGGAGTGACCACCCGATCGCCGTGCAGTCCATGTGCACCACCAAGACCCATGACGTCAACTCGACACTGCAGCAGATCGCCGAGCTGACCGCGTCGGGTTGCGACATCGTGCGGGTGGCCTGTCCTCGGCAGGAGGATGCCGACGCGCTCGCCGAGATCGCGCGGCACAGTCAGATCCCGGTGATCGCGGATATCCACTTTCAGCCCAAGTACATTTTCGCCGCGATCGACGCGGGATGCGCGGCAGTGCGCGTCAACCCGGGCAACATCAAGGAGTTCGATGGCCGGGTCAAGGAGGTCGCCAAGGCGGCGGGGGACGCGGGGATCCCGATCCGGATCGGCGTCAACGCCGGCTCGCTCGACCCGCGATTACTGAAAAAGTACGGCAAGGCCACCCCGGAGGCGCTGGTCGAGTCCGCGCTGTGGGAGGCGTCGCTGTTCGAGGAGCACGGCTACGGCGACATCAAGATCTCGGTCAAACACAACGACCCGGTGATCATGGTGGAGGCCTACCGCCAGTTGGCCGCCCAGTGCGATTACCCGCTGCACCTCGGGGTCACCGAGGCGGGCCCGGCGTTCCAAGGCACCATCAAGAGCGCGGTGGCCTTCGGGGCGTTGCTCAGCGAGGGTATCGGCGACACCATCCGGGTGTCGTTGTCGGCGCCGCCGGCCGAGGAGGTCAAGGTCGGCAATCAGATCCTCGAGTCGCTGAACCTGCGGCCGCGGGGCCTGGAGATCGTGTCGTGCCCGTCGTGTGGGCGGGCGCAGGTCGACGTGTACACGCTGGCCAATGCGGTGAGCGCGGGCCTGGACGGGCTCGAGGTCCCGCTGCGGGTGGCCGTGATGGGTTGTGTGGTCAACGGTCCTGGTGAGGCGCGCGAGGCCGACCTGGGCGTGGCGTCCGGCAACGGCAAGGGTCAGATCTTCGTCAAGGGTGAGGTCATCAAGACCGTCCCGGAGGCCCAGATCGTCGAGACGCTGATCGAAGAGGCGATGCGACTGGCTGAACAACAGGGTTCAGGTGACGCGAGCGGTTCCCCGGTGGTGACCGTAAGCTGAGTGTGATCTTGTGAGTAAGGTCACCACCGCCCCGGGTTGAGCAGAGAGAATCGCCGATGTCGGCTCCGCCACTTTTCCGTCTTGTCGATGAACGACGGGTATCGGTGGTGCGTGACGCTGCTGCGGTGCTGCAGGTGCTTGACGAGGATCCGGTCGGGTCGTGCATGGTGGCCTCGCGCGTCGCCGAGCACGGGATCGAACCCGGTGCGATTGGCGGCGAGCTGTGGACGCGTCGTCGCGTCAGCGAAGCACTGTGTTACGCCGGTCCCAACCTGATCCCGTTGCGGGGCAGCCTCGAGGATCTGAAGGCGTTCTCCGACAAGGCGATGAGCGTGCCGCGGCGCTGCTCATCGCTGGTCGGCCACGCCCAGCTGGTGCTGCCGATGTGGCAGCGGCTGGAAACGGTCTGGGGCACGGCCCGCGACGTGCGTGAGCAGCAGCCGTTGATGGCTCTGACAGCCATGCCGCAGTGCCAGATCGACCCGGCGGTGCGGCCCGTACGGATGGAAGAGCTCGACGCCTATCTCGTGGCGGCGGTCGACATGTTCATCGGCGAGGTTGGTATCGACCCACGGATGGGTGACGGCGGCCGCGGGTACCGCCGCCGCATCGCCGGACTGATCGCCGCGGGGCGCGCGTGGGCCCGGTTCGAACGCGGCGAGGTGGTGTTCAAGGCCGAAATCGGTTCCCAGTCACCAGCCGTCGGGCAGATCCAGGGTGTCTGGGTGCGCCCGGACTGGCGCGGGCACGGCCTGGGCACCGCGGGGACGGCTGCGTTGGCGGCTGCGGTGGTCGCCTCGGGTCGTATCGCGAGCCTCTACGTCAACGACTACAACACGGTCGCGCGGGCCACCTATGCACGGATCGGCTTCGATCAGGTCGGCGTCTTCGCGACCGTGCTGATGGACTGAAAGCCGTCACAACCACACTTCACGCGCGTCTCGTTCTGATCACGGTGCGCCTCCAACCATTCCCGTCCGCACGTTCATAACATCAGCCTCAATGGCAACGCGAACATCATCAGTAACACGGACGGCAAGCTTGTTGACCGCGGCGATGGTCGTGGCGGCCGTCGCGCTCAGCGGGTGTACGCCGCGGCCGGACGGCCCGGAGCCGGCCGCCGAAAAGTTCTTTGCGGCCCTGGCCACCGGCGATGCCGGAGCTGCATCGGCGTTGTCGGACAAGCCGGCCGAGGCCAAGACCGCACTGACCGAGGCTTGGGCTGGACTGCAGGCCACCCGGCTCGACGCGCAGATCCTGGGATCGAAGTACGCGCAAGACACCGGCAGCGTCACCTACCGGTACACCTGGCATCTGCCGAAGAACCGCACCTGGACCTACGACGGTCAGCTCAACATGGTGCGCGACGAAGGACGTTGGGAA encodes:
- the ispG gene encoding flavodoxin-dependent (E)-4-hydroxy-3-methylbut-2-enyl-diphosphate synthase; this encodes MPAPPPPTLAPRRKTRQLMVGNVGIGSDHPIAVQSMCTTKTHDVNSTLQQIAELTASGCDIVRVACPRQEDADALAEIARHSQIPVIADIHFQPKYIFAAIDAGCAAVRVNPGNIKEFDGRVKEVAKAAGDAGIPIRIGVNAGSLDPRLLKKYGKATPEALVESALWEASLFEEHGYGDIKISVKHNDPVIMVEAYRQLAAQCDYPLHLGVTEAGPAFQGTIKSAVAFGALLSEGIGDTIRVSLSAPPAEEVKVGNQILESLNLRPRGLEIVSCPSCGRAQVDVYTLANAVSAGLDGLEVPLRVAVMGCVVNGPGEAREADLGVASGNGKGQIFVKGEVIKTVPEAQIVETLIEEAMRLAEQQGSGDASGSPVVTVS
- a CDS encoding GNAT family N-acetyltransferase; the protein is MSAPPLFRLVDERRVSVVRDAAAVLQVLDEDPVGSCMVASRVAEHGIEPGAIGGELWTRRRVSEALCYAGPNLIPLRGSLEDLKAFSDKAMSVPRRCSSLVGHAQLVLPMWQRLETVWGTARDVREQQPLMALTAMPQCQIDPAVRPVRMEELDAYLVAAVDMFIGEVGIDPRMGDGGRGYRRRIAGLIAAGRAWARFERGEVVFKAEIGSQSPAVGQIQGVWVRPDWRGHGLGTAGTAALAAAVVASGRIASLYVNDYNTVARATYARIGFDQVGVFATVLMD